AACATTTGTTGAATACAATTCGTTGAAGTTGGCCCTAAATGGTTAGTAGCCACAGAACAGATAGGCTTGTAAAAGGCGCCGTTATAAGaacaaatgagcaaaaaaaaaaaaaaaaaaacgcatagGATTAACACGTTTTAACAATTCCACGGCGATTGCGATGTTAATCTCTGTGTGTAGCAGTTTAGTTAGGTGTATATGTAGATCCCCATGACTGCATCCGTGTGCGTCTGGTCTAGCAATTATAAAAAGTTTTGCACAAATGCTGTGCTTATAAAAATGGAtgtaaatgtacattttttttttttcaggaaTTTGCCAATTATACGAACAGGCCATAAAAGAGAATGACCCCACTGTGCAAAGAATAACCTACAACATGAACGAtttgtttttgtacattGACAACATACAAAAGATGACCTTGATGCTGTTAGTGTTAAGAGGAAAGGAgagagagaggaaaaaaaaaaaaaaaaaaaaaatgagttgaGAGGAAcgataatgaaaaaggaatagtCAATATATTGATCGCTCCTCATTCTCGTAgacaattttgttaaaagcGAGATAGAAGGGCACTTCATCTAGCGCGATGGCTATAGAATGAGCGTTTGGAAAAATGCTTTTCTACATTTATAAAGATAAAATGTcgtaacgttttttttttttttttttttttttttttttggcagaTTCCATCAACCTTCGTGGACGTACAAACCACATGACAAGAAGTGGATAAAGCAAAAGCTGGTTGAGCACATAAAGGATCAAATAGGGCAATAAAATATGTCtccatgtatgtgtgtaaaaaGTAGGGCGGAAGATGGTTCCCTTTGTGAAGCGACTATTCTGCGGTTCCACCGGTGTGATGATCCCCCGCTCCATGATGCACAATTCTGATGTCACAACTCGGTTTGCCAATCAAAacggaagataaaaaaaaaaaaaaaaaaaagaaaaaaaggaaaagaaatttaaGAGTTCAAACCATTTGGGGACTCCTTGGtcgttcccttttttataatttatcCCCCAGTAAATATTCTCTGTACTTTTCCAGTGCGTTTTTGTAATCTTCATCCAGTTTATTTTTCagttgttctttcctttcatttgtcTATTTGGAAAGTGGGGCCAAGAGGAAAAGAGGGTGAAGGTATTAAAATGGGAGGGGTGCAGGAGGTGGAGaataaaaagtggaaagagaaaaggtgAAAACGGAAAAGGCGAAAACGGAAAAGGCGAAAACGGAAAAGGTGAATACAGAAAAGAgatgagaaaaaggagaaaagatgAAGTGGCAAAATCGAGAATTAGATACATTATTTATGTGAAACAATTTGAGCAACGCTATCTGCAGTGTATTATTCTCATGCGTTGTGCATCATGCTTTGTTCATCTGCTTATGCCATGCTGTTTTATCCCCCCCCatcctccacttttttttttcttttttaatcatGCAATTGTATGGGGCGCGcctatgtgtatgtataaatatatatacacgtgtaTATGTAACTTACGTTttgctcctccttcttcagaagtttttccctctcctacaaacattttttaaattttaaagcacatttcaaagtgaaatattttcatttgcaCGCGTGTAAGGTGGAAAGGGGGAATTAAAAGAAGTGGCAAAGGGATGAAGCGGCGCAACGGCGATTCTCACCTCGCAAAGCTGGAACTGcctcttcactttttccttgttcacGTATATCTTGTTTTCAACCCATCGCAAAAATTCGTCGATCTCTTCCTTGGTCTGCAAAGCACATCCCCGCAACgacaagggggggggttatgtatatgtatatatatgtatgtatatgtatatatgtatatgtatatatatgtatatatgtatatgtatatgtacatatgtatgtgcagaGGCAGGTTCCCTTCCCATCTGTACGCATAGTGGATGTATGCCAAAATAAATTACCGAGTTTAGAAGATTCTCTTCCATTTCATAAACAAAGACACAACCGCTAGAGTCGCCAATGATAATCTTGTTATATGAGTACTTGTACATGTCTTGAAGTGGAATGGAGGCGGGGCATATGTCAATACACGAATTGATTATATGAATCTACGCATACGTAAAGTTGCACAATGGAAGTTATGCCAATTCAAATGACTCCACAACGCAAATAATTTTGAACCCTTGGAAAGGGCTAATACCAAGTTAGtgtcttttaaaaatatcaagGTATGCAAAGGTGTAGAAATGGGACGATTATATTATGCGTTTTTTTCAGATGGATATAACTGTATACTAATTTCGtgtattaaaatttttttttttttcttttcctaccatcttcatttttgctcATCAAATATTCGTTCGTGTCTACAAATGTATCCGAATTTTCTCCGGACAAATCTTCATTCTGATACTTTggggcgtttttttttttttccaccctacTGAAGATGTTAGTATCAGAATTTTGGAAGATGCTAATACATGTCAAACTGTAGCTGCTGATGGATAGGGAGTATATGCAGTGGTTCTTCTGCTCCATTAAATTCCATATTTCTATatgtccatttatttttcccacgAATATAACGCTTATTTTGGTTTGACTGAATTCACAGCAGGAGTATATTTCGTTGCTTCTGCGAGAAGAGGTGGTCGGCATGTGTGCATTAGCATTAGCATCAGCATTAGCATCAGCATTAGCATCAGCATTAGCATCAGCATTAGCATTAGCAGGCTATTTTGTTGTTTTAGCGATTGGTGTTTGGGATCACCGTTGTATGATTCATTCGGAGCATTTTTGAGCCGCCACCACTATTATATTTCCTCGGCGTGATGATGTGGAAACTTGCCAAATGGTGGACTAAACTAGcacgtagaaaaaaaaaaaaaaaatggcaaacaaGGACGAAACGGTAGAGGAATGTGCAAACCTAGAAAACACTCGTTATCCTACTTGGGTGATACATATATGGGGtgttcctcattttctttccacaatgaaaaatttgtatCCGTTAAGGTTAGAATCAAATATTTTATGATGTTATTTCTTCTCACACATATGAGTGTCTTGAAGCTTTTGTAGTCCTTTAGtgggagagggaaaaataatcaaaatagatgaaaaaaaaaaaaaggtagtgAAGTTTTGGATTTCTCCCGTTTGAGgaaatgtaagaaaaaaaatgcctctGTGATGTGTACACTTAATATGGATAAATTGCATGGGCATTATTTTAGATGACTAGGTTGTGAACGAATTTCTATACAGACGTGTAGAATgatggaaaaatacaaatgatGAAACGTATTATCTATGTGattttatttgcattttttctttgctcacatcgtttattttgtgtatgatggaataatttttttccttctgcatGCATCCGTATATGTTTCCAACTACGtattctccttcttcctgtAAAGGTGAAGTGCCGAACATGGAACCTGGTGCAGAGGAAATTGCACAGAGAGGTGGAGATACAACTTGGCCTCAGCTTTAGTCGTAACTACAGCCACAATTGCAATCGTATTCGTAGTTGCTTGACAGAAGGGAGATCCGTTAAAAGACGAAGCAGTAACAATGGCAATGTAATGATAGCCAAAATTAAGAACAAGGAAAGGGTACAAATATTCTGTTGAAATTACATGCGTCAACAAACggataataaatatattaccGAAAAGGCGAAGAAAGAGGAGATGTTGCAATTTAATTCCATAAAATGGAAGTATGTGAAGCCTAATGAGTATTCTGCGAGGAATGCAGTAGGACAAATGATATTTTGTAAGGCGGAGTGTGATACTGGAATTGTGCTTACTCTTAAACATGCGCTTTTGTACTTGGTGGCTAATGGGATAGGAGACGCTGATACATGCTTAAGTGATGTCCCGCGGGGGGGGTAGGCTGTTACCTGTGTTGGGTCTGGTAGAATTAATTTTGAACAGAGGCTTGAAGCTGTATAGCTCATCAACTAactctttctctttcttctttgcgCTAACTTTTACTTGGATTATTTCTATGTTTGTGGCGTCCCAAAGGAGTATCGTCCCGTCGACTAAGGAGAATATTAGTGTGTATGCATGCATGTATGGGGGGTAACGACGAGGAATCACGCGTTGGTGATTCATCCACCCAGGCATACATGGAAGGTTACaaacaatgaaaaaatatatgcatacatatgtgcgtgTTTCAATTCATGCATTTCCACGCCCGTATTGCAAAGAGGACAAAGGAGAGCTCACCTGAGATGGAGATCAACAAATGGGAATTCTTCTGATTGTTAatagatatttttttttcacctatGATTAAGTTTTTGTCGTTCAGAAGTAGGAGAGATGTCACTTCCCTTTTGTGTGAGTGCTCTATGCTACTAAATATATAGGGCTCTATGTCTACagttttttcatctaaaTAGGTAATTAGggtgtttgtgtgtgtgtgtggagggTATAGGTTAAAGTAGTGGCAGTGAGGTAGACATATAATCTTCTTCTACGCATACTTATCAAAATATAGACatgcatgcatttttttacttattttgGAATCTAAAAGGGGTCTTCCTTGAAAATTGGGGGGGAGCTTCCAAACGACTAGCTGTGCGAGgagaaggtttttttttttttttttttggggggggttgATAAAATATAGGGTATCGAAGCAGTAGGAACGTGTTCGAAAAGATATTTATGAGTGATGACTGATCATGTGTTGTTCTATGAGCGATCATGTGTTGTTCTATTTGTTGAACTAGACGATTTCTAACCAGTCCGTTGCTACATCCCGCAATGACGACATCGTAGCCCTTTTCGTTCACAGCGGCACTGGAAATTTGCTGAAAGGGGGgaataattattttgaaTTGTGAGGAGGAGTACATCTGGCGTATCATCTAGGGCGGTACCATTCGGTTAGTCCTCCCAGTTTTTGCTCTACTTTATTGGTCACAAGAACTTTGGAGAAAGCCTGTGAAATACTCTCCGAATGTACAGTGCTCATTTGGATTACGTAGGGAGATATCAAGGCGTAAAGCGGGTTAATGTAGTTGGAGTAGGACCAAATGAGGATGTAGCTGTCCGTATTTACTCCTTCGataaaattatcatttttgtaattattgacatatataataaagaTAAGGTAGTTTATTAAGGACAAGTACAGCGTGAACAAAACTACTTTATCCGTTGTATATTTCACatctgtatatataaatattttgtttaattttttggcaTGTCTGAAGGATTGTATGTCAAAGTTTTGAGAATTGGGTTGTCCATTCGTTTCCGTAATTAGGCTATTTTCAATTAGGCATTTTTCCATGATGGGGAAAAGCTTATGAAGAAATTTCTGCAGATTATCGGATCtgaatatttcttccttttttttctttaaaaaatcaATGTTGTACTGAACTCCTAAATTTTTGTAAACTGCCTTGTACGTCTGGCAATGCTTTTCCTCATGGATGATGGAATTGTTTGAGAAAAAATCTAGCGTTTTCGCCTGCACCAT
Above is a window of Plasmodium knowlesi strain H genome assembly, chromosome: 6 DNA encoding:
- a CDS encoding enhancer of rudimentary homolog, putative, producing the protein MSSNYSDVVLLVQFSRKIESRTFVEYNSLKLALNGICQLYEQAIKENDPTVQRITYNMNDLFLYIDNIQKMTLMLFHQPSWTYKPHDKKWIKQKLVEHIKDQIGQ